AACTATACACAAAATATCCCTAAATTCAAAAAacgtttaattaatttgaaaatagatATAAAGCTTCTTCTTCCCTacaaacaatttcagtttaaaGGCTTCCCAATTCTAATTCCAAGTAAttttacaattttgccttttgcaTGAAATTCATGCCTTGAGGTTTCATGGGACAAATTTGTGGTTGTGGTTTTAACCCATCGTCATTGTTGGCATAGTTGTCTACATTGTCAGCAGCAGCTTGTGGCTTCTTCCATTTGTTAATAAAGGTGTTCACAAGAATGCTTGTCTCCGAGGCATTGTTTAAATGCACATGATGACTACCCTCAATAATGTGGAATTCAAAATATGGATTATTATCCTGCAGCACATCAATAATACGATCATCTACTTCATTGATTAAATGTGACCTCGAAGCCTTAATTACCAAATGTGGAATTTTAATACGTTTCGCCATGACTATCAGCGACTCCATGCTCTCAAAGAAGCTCAAAAACCCCTTCAATCTGGAATCTCGCGAGAAATAATATTTAGCCGGATAGAGCGTGGATTTGGTGACATTCGTCCGAATCAGATGTTTACATTTGTCCTTGTCCACCGATTTATTTGAGCCCACATGAATCCTTCGGACGACTTCTTCATAGGCATACGATGGCGGTTCGCTGTACTTATCTCGATTGCGTTTCTCCTCGAGCAGAAAACTCTCCATGTAACCGTTGATGAGAATGATGGTTTGTTCTGGTGAATGGTAATGCGGTTTTATGGCATCCAATTGGATGAGCATATCGACTCGGTCGGGATAGTAGGCAGCAAAGACAAATGCGAACATTGAGCA
This DNA window, taken from Episyrphus balteatus chromosome 2, idEpiBalt1.1, whole genome shotgun sequence, encodes the following:
- the LOC129909062 gene encoding probable serine hydrolase, giving the protein MKMSTKIITPQAANMRKFEEIRIPVPWGHIAGRWYGTKSVRPILALHGWLDNYGTWDTLIPLLPPHIGILAIDMPGHGESSRLPDGIVYHGHDYLIDILRVMQLYNWNKVSIMAHSMCSMFAFVFAAYYPDRVDMLIQLDAIKPHYHSPEQTIILINGYMESFLLEEKRNRDKYSEPPSYAYEEVVRRIHVGSNKSVDKDKCKHLIRTNVTKSTLYPAKYYFSRDSRLKGFLSFFESMESLIVMAKRIKIPHLVIKASRSHLINEVDDRIIDVLQDNNPYFEFHIIEGSHHVHLNNASETSILVNTFINKWKKPQAAADNVDNYANNDDGLKPQPQICPMKPQGMNFMQKAKL